Below is a genomic region from Flavobacterium ginsengisoli.
CCGCTGCTGATTCCAACTGTGACAGGCCTTGTCGGATCAATGCTTTTGCTGAAATCCTGCATGATATTGGTAATTCTTTCACCAGTAATTCCTCCCTCGATCTGCCATTCTTCATTTCCAACCGACCAGCAAAAAATACTTGGATGATTGCGATCTCGTTCCATCATTCGTTGCAAATCATTTAAATGATAATCGTTTATTCCCATTAAACGGGTTTCATCAATAACTAGCATTCCAAGTTTATCGCAAGCATCTAATAATTCTGGCGTTGGCGGATGATGTGAACAACGATAGGCATTCGAGCCCATTGCTTTCAGTTTTGCGATTCGATAATACTGAATTTCATCAGGAAGTGCTGTTCCAATTCCTGCGTGATCCTGATGATTATTAGTCCCTTTCAGTTTTACATATCTTCCGTTAAGAAAAAAACCATTTTCTGGATCGAATTTTATGGTTCTGATTCCAAATGAAGTTCTATATTCATCAATTGCTTTTCCTTCGCTTTTTATTTCTGTAATTAACTGATATAAATTAGGTGAATCAATATCCCATAAAAGCGGATTTTTGACATTCAATTTTGATGAATATGTTTCTGATTTATAAAATTCTGGAGCCGAAACATTTTCAGAATTCGTTGCTACTTGCTTTCCTGAAGCATTTAAAATAGTTTGACTTATTTCTACATTTCCTTTATAATGGCCTTTATTTTCCAATTTAACTTCTGCATTAACTAAAGCATTATCATTTGAAATTTCTGAAGTTACATAGGTTCCATTTTGTGCCACGTGAAGCGGATTTGTTTTTTGCAAATAAACATGCCTGTAAATCCCTGCTCCTTCATAAAACCAGCCCTCTTCCATCGAAGCATCAACTCGAACAACAACTGTATTTTCTCCGCCATAATTAATGTAAGCCGTTACATCATATTCAAAACCATTATAACCGCTTTCTTCGGTTCCTAAATAAAATCCGTTAAAAAATACTTTTGAATTTCTAAAAACGCCATCAAATTTTAGAGAAATAATTTTCCCCAAATCTTCATTCGAAATGGTTATTTTCTTTCTATACCAACCAATGCTCTTTTCAGGATAGTTTTTTCCTGTCGCTTTAAATCCGTGACTAAAACTTGCGCTTTCGTTAAAAGGCTGTTCAACTGCCCAATCGTGTGGCAAATCCAGTTTTCTCCAAGCTCTATCATCAAAATCTTTTGCGGCAGGTCCGTCGGCAAATCCAGTTTTGGTCAAATACGAAAAATAACCTTCTGCGTGACCAAAATCTTTTTTTGTGTCATATAAATGACCGAGTGAAAAACGCCAATCTTTATCAATCAGAATAAGATCTCTGTCCGATTTGCGCTGTGCAAAAACAGGAATTGAAAATAGAATTAAGAAACAAAGAATAGTTCTCAAGAAAAAATTGGTTTTCATAGGTTTGGTTGTTAGTAAAATCAAATAGCGATAAAAATAAAGCTTTTAACAAAGAAAGATTAATAGTATTTTATCAAAACATGATAACTCATTCATAACAAATACTTATAAAGCGGTTTCTAAAATTTAGAATGAATCTAATGGCTTCAGATTCAAAAATGATTTTCTTTTGATGTAATTTTATATTAAAATCATAAAAAGCAATTATACGATGAGTACTATTATCAACGAAAATAGACTACAAAGTACTTTTAAAAGCCTTGATCATAAGATTAACAAACTTAATGATCAGAAGATTACCGCTTTTTTTGAATCTTTAGGATTGTTAGAAAGAAAAGACGTTCCGAAAGACTTTTTGAATTGGGAAAACATTCTAATCGTTGTTCCAAATCGACATGTTTCGCACGAACTGAAATACTATAAATATACGATTTCACGAATTTCATTTTTAACAAATCCTTACGCAGATCAAATTCATATTTTTGATCTCAAAGATTGGAAAAGCGCATCGGGAAACAAAACGCAGTTTCAGATTAGAGAAATGCTGAAAACTAGTTTTGGAGGTGTAAAGAAAGTAATTAAAGAGTCTTAGAGAAAATTAAAAATTTAGAATTAAAAGCCCAATCTATATTGGGCTTTTATGTTTTTAACTGCAATTGCAAAATTTTATTTCTCTCGCAGATTTGGCAGATTATGGAGATTTTTTCTTCTATTTATAAAAATTTAAATCTGCTCAATCTGCCAAATCTGCGAGAGAAAATCTTTTAGATGAAACACTTTGAGGTTAAGGAAAATCTATTGCACCTCTAAAAGCTCTTTAATTTTAGCTTCTAACGCCTGTCCGTGAATGTTTTTTGCTAAAATAATTCCGTTCTTATCAATTAAAAAGTTTAATGGAACAGATTGCAACATATAATCGCTAACAACTGGAGATTGCCAGTATTTTAAATCACTAACATTTGTCCAAGGCAACTTCCCTTTTGCAATTGCTCCAGTCCATAATGGCTTTTTCGTATCCATCGAAACTCCGTAAATCGATAATTTATCTGGATAAGCATTATTCAATTTTATTAATAATGGCTGTTCTTTAATGCAAGGCCCACACCAAGAAGCCCAAAAGTCAATTAAAACTAAAGTTCCTCTTAAAGAAGAAAGTGCAATTTTTTCTCCTTTTGTGTCCGGAAGATCAATTTCTGGTGCAATATTTCCAACATCTACGCCTACAACTTGAGCTTTAGAATTGGTGATTACACAGCATAAGAATGCTAAAATAAGTACAGTTTTTTTCATAATAGATTAAGTTTTGTTTGTTTGAGGATTATTTTAATCTCATAATCAACACAATAGTTTGTCATTTCGACGAAGGAGAAATCTTCGCAAGTAACTCCGCAACGAATGTCTAATTTTTGTCGAGCTTCTCGTGGAGATTTCTCCTTCGTCGAAATGACATAAAATGAGAATAAAACTCTGCGTTTTTCTTTGATTAAAACTAAAACAAATATAATTTTTCTTTAATAAAATCTCTTTGCGTAACAAAAAGTTTCTTCCTCCCTAATCATAAAATTATCCTAAATACTTTTCTTTAAATCCATATATCGGGAAAAGTCGATATATTTGCATCATGGAAACGATAGAAATATTTAAAGCATTATCCAACAAGTCCAGATTACAAATGCTGGAATGGCTAAAAGAGCCCGAAATTAACTTTCCGGGACAGCTAGAACATGCCGGATTTGAGCATGGTGTCTGCGTTGGGCAGATTCAAGCCAAAGCTGGTTTGACACAATCCACAGTATCCGAATACCTGTCTATTTTGCAGCGTGCTGGTTTTATTGAAGCCAAGCGTGTTGGTCAATGGACTTATTATAAACGTAACGAAGGTGCCTTTGAAGCACTTAGTAAATTAATTCAATCTAATTTGTAAAATTACTATGAGTACAAACAACCTCTTTTCTGAGTTTAACTTAAAGACGTTAAATCTGAAAAACCGAATCGTAATGGCGCCAATGACGCGCTCTTTTTCTCCTAACGGAGTTCCAACTGATGAAGTCGCGACTTATTACCAAAAAAGAGCTGA
It encodes:
- the galA gene encoding beta-galactosidase GalA — encoded protein: MKTNFFLRTILCFLILFSIPVFAQRKSDRDLILIDKDWRFSLGHLYDTKKDFGHAEGYFSYLTKTGFADGPAAKDFDDRAWRKLDLPHDWAVEQPFNESASFSHGFKATGKNYPEKSIGWYRKKITISNEDLGKIISLKFDGVFRNSKVFFNGFYLGTEESGYNGFEYDVTAYINYGGENTVVVRVDASMEEGWFYEGAGIYRHVYLQKTNPLHVAQNGTYVTSEISNDNALVNAEVKLENKGHYKGNVEISQTILNASGKQVATNSENVSAPEFYKSETYSSKLNVKNPLLWDIDSPNLYQLITEIKSEGKAIDEYRTSFGIRTIKFDPENGFFLNGRYVKLKGTNNHQDHAGIGTALPDEIQYYRIAKLKAMGSNAYRCSHHPPTPELLDACDKLGMLVIDETRLMGINDYHLNDLQRMMERDRNHPSIFCWSVGNEEWQIEGGITGERITNIMQDFSKSIDPTRPVTVGISSGFKSGISSVVEIMGYNYLGNGDIDAHRSQFKQQPGMGTEEGSTFATRGIYFTDDAKHYQSAYDKKPRPTFYSIEEGWKFYAERPYLAGMFIWTGFDYRGEPTPYGWPSVTSYFGMMDVCGFPKDNVFYLKSWWGKEPVLHLLPHWNWSGMEGKEIDVWAYSNCDEVELFLNKKSLGKKKMEQNSHLEWKVNYTPGTLEAVGYKDGKKVLSEVQKTTGKAENIKLSLDKENVLKGNVSVVTVETTDKNGLHVPTANDEITFSIKGGKILGVGNGDPTSLESDQFIDDISLVAINNFKEREEANATLPQQLPSYLEKEWTEAFKDRDYKKQAPSYIYKGEFDLKNNSVSNVVCFFYKKIGVETVVFVNGNKVESNKEDLQKYILNASILKEGKNTIHIAATPLQKVKDWDVMNTDPGIIQVITPAESWKRKLFNGYAQIIIQKDENVKEVVLSASGKGLRSASLNN
- a CDS encoding TlpA family protein disulfide reductase, producing the protein MKKTVLILAFLCCVITNSKAQVVGVDVGNIAPEIDLPDTKGEKIALSSLRGTLVLIDFWASWCGPCIKEQPLLIKLNNAYPDKLSIYGVSMDTKKPLWTGAIAKGKLPWTNVSDLKYWQSPVVSDYMLQSVPLNFLIDKNGIILAKNIHGQALEAKIKELLEVQ
- a CDS encoding ArsR/SmtB family transcription factor → METIEIFKALSNKSRLQMLEWLKEPEINFPGQLEHAGFEHGVCVGQIQAKAGLTQSTVSEYLSILQRAGFIEAKRVGQWTYYKRNEGAFEALSKLIQSNL